From Amycolatopsis sp. YIM 10, the proteins below share one genomic window:
- a CDS encoding glycoside hydrolase family 43 protein, which produces MTAPIIAGFHPDPSICRAGGAYYIANSSFEYAPGVPIHRSTDLVNWTLVGNALRCPGQLDLRAAPPSTGVYAPTLRYHAEKFWLVTTNVLETHRGQLIVTAGDPAGPWSDPVHVDGAIGIDPDLTWDEDGVCHLTWASNLPGIAGMPIDPTSGAALGRPRLLWQGTGLAYPEAPHLYRRDGWWYLMLAEGGTERGHTVTIARSRSLTGPYEAAPANPILTHRSTTHPVQNTGHADLVELADGSWAMVYLGVRPGGRTPMFHVNGRETFLAGVTWVDGWPVVDEERFSPVPPDHSFVDEFASPELDDRWVSPNVFPATFTRTEGGRLVLTAPADGEPKPVLSARARDREWTAEARLDTTAGCGRFLVRIDESHWYGLTADTETITATVVIGPARTTVTEVPSPTRGQATLRISAREPTPVPPMPVHEPDVIELAVVGDDGSATVIGSFDGRYLSTEVAGGFTGRTFGVEPVTGEVAVHQISYRSLG; this is translated from the coding sequence ATGACAGCACCCATCATCGCCGGGTTCCACCCCGATCCGAGCATCTGCCGTGCTGGAGGCGCGTACTACATCGCCAACTCCAGCTTCGAATACGCGCCCGGCGTACCGATCCACCGCAGCACCGACCTGGTGAACTGGACGCTCGTGGGCAACGCGCTGCGGTGTCCCGGGCAGCTGGACCTGCGTGCCGCCCCGCCGAGCACGGGGGTGTACGCCCCGACGCTGCGGTACCACGCGGAGAAATTCTGGCTGGTGACGACGAACGTGCTCGAAACGCACCGCGGTCAGCTGATCGTCACGGCCGGCGATCCGGCGGGACCGTGGTCGGATCCGGTCCACGTGGACGGCGCCATCGGGATCGATCCGGACCTCACCTGGGACGAGGACGGTGTTTGCCACCTCACCTGGGCGTCGAACCTACCTGGCATAGCCGGCATGCCGATCGATCCCACCTCCGGCGCGGCACTCGGCCGGCCGCGGCTTTTGTGGCAGGGCACGGGGCTGGCCTACCCGGAGGCACCGCATCTGTACCGGCGGGACGGCTGGTGGTACCTGATGCTCGCGGAGGGCGGGACCGAACGGGGCCACACCGTCACCATCGCGCGTTCCCGTTCGCTCACCGGGCCCTACGAGGCTGCCCCGGCGAACCCGATCCTCACCCATCGCAGCACCACACATCCCGTGCAGAACACCGGTCACGCCGATCTCGTGGAGCTGGCCGACGGTTCGTGGGCCATGGTCTACCTCGGTGTACGGCCCGGCGGTCGCACTCCGATGTTCCACGTCAACGGCCGCGAAACCTTTCTCGCGGGGGTGACGTGGGTCGACGGCTGGCCAGTGGTCGACGAGGAACGCTTCAGCCCGGTGCCGCCGGATCACTCGTTCGTCGACGAATTCGCCTCCCCCGAACTCGACGACCGCTGGGTGTCACCGAACGTTTTCCCGGCTACGTTCACCCGGACGGAAGGTGGCCGTCTCGTGCTGACCGCTCCGGCAGATGGCGAGCCGAAACCCGTGCTTTCGGCACGTGCGCGTGACCGGGAATGGACCGCCGAGGCCCGCCTCGACACCACCGCCGGCTGCGGGCGGTTCCTCGTCCGGATCGACGAGTCGCACTGGTACGGACTCACCGCCGACACGGAGACGATCACCGCCACCGTGGTCATCGGTCCCGCGCGCACAACCGTCACCGAGGTGCCGTCACCGACCCGTGGGCAGGCGACTCTGCGCATCTCGGCCCGGGAGCCCACACCGGTCCCGCCCATGCCCGTTCACGAACCCGATGTCATCGAGCTGGCCGTCGTCGGCGACGACGGGTCGGCGACGGTCATCGGGAGCTTCGACGGCCGCTACCTGTCCACCGAGGTGGCCGGAGGATTCACCGGTCGCACCTTCGGCGTCGAGCCCGTCACCGGCGAAGTCGCCGTCCACCAGATCTCCTACCGTTCCCTTGGTTGA
- a CDS encoding glycoside hydrolase family 78 protein has protein sequence MDHPWHATFIAPPASDGAAPYFRREFDAAECRRATLHVTGLGIVEPYLNGVRVGDEVLVPGWTSYRHRLHVSRHDVTELVRAGANAVGAIVGDGWAVGRIGYEGKRHHYADRPALFLQLELDYRDRVEIVSTAEGFRCGTGAVLQGDLLDGETYDARLEPEGWNLPGFDDRAWAPAARFDWALDALVSTGAPPIRRIEELAPVSVTTSPSAKTIVDFGQNIAGWTRITTSGPAGATITLRHAEVLTGGELDTATLRTAAATDRYTCRGDGSEIWEPRFTFHGFRYAEVDGPFDEIRAVVVHSDMTRTGWFDSSHELLNRLHANVVWSMRGNFVGIPTDCPQRDERLGWTGDINAFGPTAAFLYDARGVLGSWLADLAAEQRDKGYVPMVVPDVLSTPSPPTALWSDTAVSLPWALYQEYGDEEILRSQYESMASFVRDVEGRLDERGLWSSGYQFGDWLAPDAPDDDAGGSKTDRYLVASAFLCRVTAEMAGTAAVLGKDEDARHFTALAERVRAAFRREYVTAAGRIVSETVTAYALAICFGTLAPDQEAHAGHQLTRLVTKAGYRISTGFAGTPYVCEALSRTDHLDEAYQVLLETGCPSFLYPVTMGATTIWERWDAIRPDGTLHPSGLGSHNHYALGAVANWLHRVVGGLTPVEPGYRTMRIAPRPGGDLTHATLAHDTVHGRVTIAWRVLDGRLRLDVTIPEDTSATVMLPLHPDGLSEEIRGGEHTWEYGLPQPLRRAYTMDTPLQTIAADPKAWRAVTTVFGKHFPGIPIDGSAPGVSLNTVLEYFPEMPTGLKADLVAAIGVDEDSRGRESAPSGG, from the coding sequence GTGGATCACCCTTGGCACGCCACCTTCATCGCGCCCCCGGCGTCCGACGGCGCGGCGCCTTACTTCCGGCGCGAGTTCGACGCCGCGGAGTGCAGGCGGGCGACGCTGCACGTCACCGGACTCGGCATCGTCGAGCCCTACCTCAACGGCGTTCGTGTGGGTGACGAGGTGCTCGTCCCGGGCTGGACCTCTTACCGCCACCGCCTGCACGTGAGCCGTCACGACGTCACCGAGCTGGTCCGCGCGGGCGCGAACGCGGTCGGCGCGATCGTCGGTGACGGCTGGGCCGTGGGACGAATCGGGTACGAGGGCAAGCGCCATCACTACGCCGACCGTCCGGCGCTCTTCCTCCAGCTCGAACTCGACTACCGAGATCGCGTCGAAATCGTCAGCACCGCGGAAGGTTTCCGCTGTGGAACCGGCGCGGTGCTCCAAGGTGATCTACTCGACGGCGAGACCTACGACGCGCGGCTCGAGCCCGAGGGCTGGAACCTGCCCGGGTTCGACGACCGCGCTTGGGCGCCGGCCGCGCGATTCGACTGGGCTCTCGACGCGCTCGTCTCCACCGGCGCGCCACCGATCCGCCGGATCGAAGAACTCGCCCCGGTCTCGGTCACCACCAGCCCTTCCGCGAAGACGATCGTCGACTTCGGACAGAACATCGCCGGCTGGACCCGGATCACCACCTCCGGCCCAGCCGGAGCAACGATCACGCTGCGGCACGCGGAAGTCCTCACCGGCGGTGAGCTGGACACGGCAACGCTGCGCACCGCCGCCGCGACCGACCGGTACACCTGCCGTGGCGACGGCTCGGAGATCTGGGAGCCCCGATTCACCTTCCACGGTTTCCGCTACGCCGAAGTCGACGGGCCGTTCGACGAGATCCGGGCCGTGGTCGTGCACAGCGACATGACGCGCACCGGCTGGTTCGACTCCTCGCACGAGCTGCTCAACCGCCTGCACGCCAACGTGGTCTGGTCGATGCGCGGCAACTTCGTGGGGATCCCGACGGACTGCCCGCAACGGGACGAACGACTCGGCTGGACCGGCGACATCAACGCGTTCGGCCCCACCGCCGCGTTCCTGTACGACGCGCGAGGCGTACTCGGCTCCTGGCTCGCGGACCTGGCCGCCGAGCAACGAGACAAGGGCTACGTGCCGATGGTGGTGCCGGACGTGCTGTCCACCCCGTCACCACCCACGGCGTTGTGGAGCGACACCGCGGTCAGCCTGCCTTGGGCCCTCTACCAGGAGTACGGCGACGAGGAGATCCTGCGCAGCCAGTACGAATCCATGGCGTCCTTCGTACGAGACGTCGAGGGGCGCCTCGACGAGCGTGGCCTGTGGAGCAGTGGTTACCAGTTCGGCGACTGGCTCGCCCCCGACGCACCGGACGACGACGCCGGGGGCAGCAAGACCGACCGGTACCTTGTCGCCTCGGCGTTCCTGTGCCGGGTAACCGCCGAAATGGCAGGCACCGCGGCGGTGCTCGGCAAGGACGAGGACGCCCGTCACTTCACCGCGCTCGCCGAACGGGTGCGGGCGGCGTTCCGCCGTGAGTACGTCACGGCGGCCGGCCGGATCGTCAGTGAAACCGTCACCGCATACGCGCTGGCGATCTGCTTCGGCACCCTCGCCCCCGATCAGGAAGCCCACGCCGGTCACCAGCTCACGCGGCTGGTCACCAAGGCTGGCTACCGGATCTCCACCGGATTCGCCGGTACCCCGTACGTTTGCGAGGCGCTGAGCCGCACCGACCACCTCGACGAGGCCTATCAGGTGCTCCTGGAAACCGGCTGCCCGTCCTTCCTCTACCCCGTCACCATGGGTGCCACCACGATCTGGGAACGCTGGGACGCCATCCGCCCGGACGGCACCCTCCACCCGTCCGGGCTTGGCTCCCACAACCACTACGCGCTGGGAGCGGTCGCGAACTGGCTCCACCGCGTCGTCGGCGGCCTCACCCCCGTCGAGCCCGGCTACCGCACCATGCGCATCGCTCCCCGTCCGGGCGGGGATCTCACCCATGCGACGCTCGCCCACGACACGGTCCACGGCCGGGTCACGATCGCCTGGCGCGTCCTGGACGGTCGTCTGCGCCTGGACGTCACGATTCCCGAGGACACCTCGGCGACGGTCATGCTGCCGCTGCACCCAGACGGACTGTCCGAGGAGATCCGCGGGGGCGAGCACACCTGGGAGTACGGCCTGCCCCAGCCACTGCGGCGCGCGTACACCATGGACACTCCACTTCAGACAATCGCAGCCGACCCGAAGGCTTGGCGCGCGGTCACCACCGTGTTCGGCAAGCACTTCCCCGGCATCCCGATCGACGGCAGCGCCCCGGGTGTCTCGCTCAACACCGTGCTCGAGTACTTCCCGGAAATGCCGACCGGCCTGAAGGCCGACCTCGTCGCCGCCATCGGCGTGGACGAAGACAGCCGAGGCCGCGAATCCGCACCGTCCGGTGGCTGA